TAATGATCATGTTATTTCCAATTGAATTAGTGGGGGTTTTTACAGAAGATGAAAAGTTATTAAAACTCACTCCTGATGCATTAATTGTAGCTTTTTTAGCAACTCCTGTAATAACTACTCAATTAATCGGATCTGCTTATTTTCAAGCTGCAGGCAAAGCATTACCTGCACTATTATTAACCCTCTTAAAACAAGGATTCTTTTTAATTCCTTTAGTGTATATACTTCCTAAGTTTTATGGTGTAAATGGTGTTTGGATGTCTTTCCCTATAGCAGATGTTTTATCTACTGCGCTTACCTATGCTTATTTGAAAAGAGAAGTGAAATTACACCTAAATTAATCTAAAATACTCTCTCCGTTTAAATTTGTAGTTAGCACATCACTCATATAATTAAAAAAAGGACGAAGTGCTTTAAAAGAGTCATCTACTTTTGTTAAAAAATCGGGAGCTAATACTTCTTTGTCTGTAAAACGTTGAATAGCTATATATCCTTTTTTGCGAATCAAGTCGATATCTGGATGTTGCTTATCAAATCCTTTAGGAGCTGTTTTAAGCTCATCTCCTTCTAGTTTACCTCCAAAATGTTGTACGTAGTTCTTTTCTTTTAAAATCTCTCTAATTTCAGAAGCGTCTACTTCAAATTCCTTTCGAATACGTAAAAGATCTTCTTTATTAGGCTCCCAGAATCCGCCAGCAACAAAACTATCGCCAGGAGAAATATGTAAATAATACCCTCCCCTTAATGCTGGTTTTTTTCTATGAAAAGAACCTCCAAAATGTGTTTTATACGGTGTTTTATCTTTTGAAAAACGTACATCTCTGTAAATTCTAAATAACTTAAACTTATCTATCTCATCATGCTTGTTTAAATTATCTTGAATGGTTTTGTATACAGCTTTTGCGTTATTTTGAGCTTCTGTGAATCGAAGTTTGTGTTCTGTAAACCATTCACGATTGTTGTTTTCTTTTAAGTCTTTTAAAAACTGAAATGTTTGTTTTTCTATTTGCATAGTAAGTAAGCGATTTAGAATTTCTAAGGTACAAAAAAACTCCACTAGATTTTAGTGGAGTTTAGACTTTATTAAGTAAAAAATTATACATTAAATCTAAAGTGCATAATATCACCATCTTTAACGATATACTCCTTTCCTTCTACTCTCATTTTACCTGCTTCTTTTACTTTAGCTTCACTACCAAATGATACATAATCATCATAACTAATAGTCTCCGCGCGGATAAACCCCTTTTCAAAATCAGTGTGAATAACACCTGCTGCTTGAGGTGCAGTAGCGCCTACCGGTATAGTCCAAGCTCTCACCTCTTTTACACCTGCAGTGAAATAAGTTTGTAAGTTTAATAACTTATAAGCCGAACGAACTAAGCGAGAAACTCCTGCTTCTTCTAATCCTATATCAGCTAAGAACATTTGACGTTCTTTGTAATCATCTAACTCTGTAATATCTGCTTCTGTACCTACTGCTAACACAATAACTTCAGCATTTTCGTGTGCTACCGCTTCTTTTACCTTATCAACATAAGCATTTCCTGAAACAGCAGAACCTTCATCAACATTACACACATATAAAACTGGTTTTGCAGTAATGAACTGTAATGGTTTTACAAATTCCTCTTCTTTTTCTGTAAATTCAATAGAGCGAACAGATTTTCCTTCTAATAATGTTTCTTCAACCTTTAATAGAATTTCTAATTCTACTTGCGCCTCCTTATTACCTGTTTTAGCTGTTCTTTTTACACGCTCCAAACGTTTTTGAACAGTTTCTAAATCTTTTAATTGAAGTTC
The nucleotide sequence above comes from Tenacibaculum singaporense. Encoded proteins:
- the ychF gene encoding redox-regulated ATPase YchF, with translation MKAGIVGLPNVGKSTLFNCLSNAKAQSANFPFCTIEPNLGVVNVPDTRLEKLEELVNPERVLPATVEIVDIAGLVKGASKGEGLGNQFLANIRETDAILHVLRCFDNDNIVHVDGSVDPIRDKETIDIELQLKDLETVQKRLERVKRTAKTGNKEAQVELEILLKVEETLLEGKSVRSIEFTEKEEEFVKPLQFITAKPVLYVCNVDEGSAVSGNAYVDKVKEAVAHENAEVIVLAVGTEADITELDDYKERQMFLADIGLEEAGVSRLVRSAYKLLNLQTYFTAGVKEVRAWTIPVGATAPQAAGVIHTDFEKGFIRAETISYDDYVSFGSEAKVKEAGKMRVEGKEYIVKDGDIMHFRFNV
- a CDS encoding DUF2461 domain-containing protein, which gives rise to MQIEKQTFQFLKDLKENNNREWFTEHKLRFTEAQNNAKAVYKTIQDNLNKHDEIDKFKLFRIYRDVRFSKDKTPYKTHFGGSFHRKKPALRGGYYLHISPGDSFVAGGFWEPNKEDLLRIRKEFEVDASEIREILKEKNYVQHFGGKLEGDELKTAPKGFDKQHPDIDLIRKKGYIAIQRFTDKEVLAPDFLTKVDDSFKALRPFFNYMSDVLTTNLNGESILD